aattaaacttaATTTAAATGATGCCAAAGCATATCTGCAGCCCAATGCCATTCTTGAACTGCACCCTCAGGTAGGGTGACCTGCAAGCGAAACAAATTATAGAGGCTGCAGACTGAACTCCAGTATTGAATTTGGGTATCAGATTTTTCCTTTGATAAATTCTATTAGTCCTGCAAAATAAATGCATCAGGCTGGAATCAAAGTCTATTAGTTCCATGCCTTGGTACAGACTGCCAAGCACTGGGGATCGATTCTTTAGGATGGATTTTGACCACAGCTTCTGAAAAGTCATGCTGAAACTTAGCTGCTTGAAGATGGATGCTAAGGCATGTCCCAAGTGTCCCTGGTATCAACTGTGCAAGCAGAGAGGCTGATCCCAGCAAAGTTGTGATGAGGTAGTTTGGGAAAATATCTTGGCAATAAGAtgcttaaaattaaattattcagaGCACAGTGGAGCGGTTGGTTGGGGGAAGACTTGCAGCATGTAGAGAGCTGTATTTCAAcagaaaaactgattttaaaggaaaagtgCTTCAAGAGGAGCAGCGTAGCTCTCTGGTGAGGAAACAGGTTGTTTGAGAAGGGTATTTGGGAATGCTGAGCAGAGGAAGTGTTGTGTCAGTTTGACTCCCTTCTGAAGCTGTTTGTAGCCCTCCTGCAAGGGCAGAGTGATGAATGTCAGTGCATCAGGACTGTGATGTGCACAGGAACAAGTGGATGGAACGTGGGTGGATTGATTTTACCAGCCTTACTTGTCTCTGATGTGCAGAGCAACACTTGTGTGAAGTGTGGTTTTGATCATTCAGCCCTGGCCCATGGAAGAGATTAAAGGTGCCCATGATGAGCTCAAGCAGGTGGTGGAGCCTTTCCCCATCAAAAAGTGACATTCACCTGATGGAGCACATAAGTTCTCCTAATTCCTTTGACCTAGGGTGTTTCAGGTAGATGCTTGAGAGCTGCAAGTCTCAAGGTGAGGTGTCCTTTTGATCCAGCCCGAGTGGTGCTTAAAGTTGATGCCGCCACACAGGAATTTGGGTGGTCTCCAGGGCAGGTGCAACTCAGTCAGTGGCATCAGTGCCTTAGTTGTGGTGAAAAAGACTGCCAGATATGCACAGCAAGGGGCAACAGTGATGAGCCAGAAAACCAGTTTTTATAGGACATAGTAGAGTAAGGTAGGGAAAGCAAGGGTGagtgagctgctcctgctttcAGGTCTCAGTGGGACCACATGCAGACCACCTGGTGTGATCCTTAGCAACACGGTGGGATGGAAGTCtcaaggaagaggaaagaagcAGGCTCAAAAGCTGATTCTCCAGTGCAGGAGTCAGAACATCCTTAACCTTCTGGATGCCTCTCCATAAATTCACATTTTGATCCCTGCAGGCACTGGTAGCCTTACTGCAGGGGCGGAGAGAAGATTCTGCTGAGCACTGCACCTGACAGAGATGAAGGTTTAATTCATGTATATGTGGTTCTGCAGGAGCAAGTGGGTTAAACACAGCAGCATTTTGCTGTATTTACCAGTGACCTGTATGGACACTCTGCTTTGTAGCAGGAGAACTTAACCCTGGACTGGAGGCTTTCTGTGTGTGCTGCCAGGATGGGttaatgaaaaattttatttccagcagcactgagttcCTGAGGGCAATTTGAGAAGAGGCTGTGGGCTGAACGAGCTGGTTGTTTAATACCATCAGTCTCTGGATGGCATCAGGGAGGTTCAGAGTCTGAACAGACTCTGGTGTTTGGAGTGTGGGGCTGAAGGTAGTGGGAGGGGCTAGGCCTGAAGGAAGTGGTCCTATCTCCCCAAAACCTTGCCATGATGTGCGTCAGTGGGAGGAGgttgttctggtttgaaaacaaaaccagtgagagactccaagtcagaaatacaatttattaggaaaagtaaaaagaaaacaaaatacatgcaataatacaaaagaaagaCCACTGACAGAgacagaatacaacctgacacccctttttggtcagggtgttggtagctgtccaaattggaatggctgcagtcctcctggaatTCCAGCGGAAACGCCTGAGTCTGGTGTCCCAAAAACCCAGATTCTATCCAGTCGGGAATGattggctcctccctctgggtggagcatctcacaatgggatgctgtaacttttatcagtcatgcagtgacattcattATCAGCTGATGTCTCCCTGGAAGGAGAATTGGTTGTaaaagagataaggaaaactgcccagttAACAGAAGACACCTGCCATACAGATAGCAaatggaatacatcttgcctttCAATCTGGGACAGAGGTGAAGACCCTTAAGAGGATGAGGTGATGGGATGGAGTCTATGGAACTTAATACCTGAATTGCTGTGTCTGACTGAAACAGCTTGGGGATATCCCAGTTTTCTGAATGATTCCTCATCCTCCCATGTTAGAGCTTCATGGAGCTCTGGGgcccacagcctggctgtgctctAGGAAGGTAGGAGCCTTAGCCAAAGTTCTGTTTCCATACCTTAGATTTCCCGGTATGATCCCTGAATGTGAGAGCAGAAAGAGCAAGGGGAGTCAGTTTATCTGCGAATGATCCTCCTGACATCCTCAACATCCTTGCAGTCTCCACAGCAACATCCATCTGCTGGACCTGGGCTGGAGGCCCCTCTGGAGGCAGGAACTTCTCAGGAGCATCTCACCTGTTCCATGTGAGAGCAGGgatctccttcctcctcctcacctgctCCCTGGGAACATTCCCTGGCAGGGAGAACATCAATTCCCTCCTCTGAGTCCCTGCCTGCACCACACCAGGGGCTTTTCTCTGCCTGACTCTGCAGCAGGAAGTGAAATACCTGAGACTTTGAATGTGTTCACTCTTGGCTTTGAATTTTCTGATCATCCCATGTGTGTGTGGCTGTGAAGAATCTCTCCCTGTAAAGTATATTGCTCTGATGTTGAAGAGGCCGAGGGTGCTTCTGTTCTGATACTCCAGACAGTGTCAGCGAGGGGTAAGGGATATGCAGATGGTTGACTGGGATTTAATATCCCTTCTGGATTATATCATAGCAGCTGTTTGGTGTATCCTCCTGCAAGGTCTCTGAGAAGGAAGGGCTCTGTCTATGGCAAGCTCTAAAAGAGGGAAACTCTGGTCTCTTGGatggataaataaataaatccagggtggatttatttttttagctgAAAGCACAGGCACTTCAGAGACAACACCTGCAGGGAGAAAGTGGTATGAAGGCTTCTGAGCAGAGGGGTtggctccctcagctgctccctgaGTGGCTGTTAGAATGGGGACTTGGCACAGAGCTGccatcctggagctgggctTGGTGCTTCCAGGGTTTGTGAACATCTGGCAGAGGGCCTGTTCTTACAGCAATCTTACAGAGGTCTTACAGACTGGGCTTTTGGTGTTGCTGCCTGGGATGGCAGGGAGTATGTGTGAAAGGCAGGGGTTGGGCTGTTCTCCTGTGTGCTGACCAGGGCCTCTGCTTCCTGCAGTGGAGAACAGAGTGGGGCTGGTTCTCCCGGGGCTGGCACTGTCTCACCAAATGCAGAGTGAGGAATAATTGTTTTCTCAGTGTGGTGGTCCAGCAGGGAATAatcctgcagctggtgcaggCTCATGGAGAAATGAAGACTGGAAGGAACTTCTGGAGGGCATCCCACTGAACTCCCAGCTTGGGTCAGAGCAGGTCTCTGGGTGCTCAAATATAATGCTGCttttttcagcagcagctctcctgcccgTACCCACGGGTTTTGGGGCAGGAAAAACGATGTGATTATTGAGGCCAAGGAAGTCTAAAGGGGGATCTTTACATTGAGAGCAGGCTACAAGGAAAtatccttttttcctcctctgggCAAACTTATTTGTGTgcagccctttttctggggCTCAGCCCTTGCTGTGCCACCTTTTggtgtcatttttttttttttttttttttttggatgtaACAGGATCATCTGTTTTAGATTTTGTGTTATCctgtgaaaatgtaattttggaCATGAGTTTTCAGCAGGCACGAGGAAGGAAACACTCCTTATGGCCATGTGAGTATTTGGAtactggaaaagaaataaactgcAGGTAAAGTAATGATCCAGCCATTCTTTGCTGGGATGGATTCCCAGTGGTTTGAGATGTTTTTAGAGCTGAATTTTGGGTTTACTCCTGGCTGGTGACACAAGTAAACGACTGAAGTTCACTCCAGGTACTGAGTATCAAGAACTAGACTGGGACTATCCCAAGGCTTGGTCACAGATCCAGCCTTCAGCTATTCCAGTTACTTCATTAATAAACCTTTTTGTACAGATTATGTGTTTAGTTCCTTTCTCTGCTCATAGTTCTGGGAATGTTGTCTGTATTGCCTTTTGCTAATTGCTTTCTCCTTGCTCCTTTGATACCAAAACCAGCTTTTTGGGCTGAACTTGAAGCATCCTTTGCTTTTCAGGATGATGCATCAAGAACTACAAGCCACACATGAGAAAAGTCCTTGTAATACCATTCCAGGCCTATTtgctcaagtttatttttaaaaaagcagagaaCACTTGAATTTCCAGTGGCCCAGTTTGTGCTCTGAATCACTCTCTGGGTTTAGGTGGTGCATTTATTCCTGTGCTGTCAGTTCATATTTTTTCAAGACACTGAGTATTTGAGGATGTTTAAGTGTTCTTTACTTTTACAGACTATACATATATGCGTGTGTATATATAAACTGTTTACACCCTAGGATGTGTCCATCCACCACAACACTTTACTGATATATTTGGAATATCTTGCTGAAAAAGGAGCTTCAGCATGGATATcatggtgatttttttctgattaagtGTTGCAGCCTGAATTGCTCCTAATAAAGTCCAGGGTAAGGAAGCAAAAAGGGCCTTTGCATAATATTCACAGAGGTTTAATTCAGCTGCCTGGTAAGATGTTCAGAGTCCCAGGCACCCTCATGGGGAGTCTCCAGCTTTCTCTGTGCCCAGAGGCCGGGGCTGGACAGTGGCATGGGGGCAGCACAAAGACAAGGGCCCatgggggaagagggagggagtGGCTCAGAGACAGGAATAGGGGAGGGAGCCAATGGGGTCTAACAGCTTTTTGAGGGAAGCTGCTTGTGTCTCCCTAACCCAGGGGATGCCTCCCAGGGTCTCCACAATTAAGGACTTAGACTTTGGCTCATTTGAAAGAATTTTTGATATCGCGTGTTTTTGGATGCCTAATAAGCCAGAGGAGCACACTTCCAGGTAGTTGGTGTGTTACTTCttttcctgggggggggggggggcttttttttaaatgtgtaaaCTCTAGAGGAGTGGGGGAGctacagttttcatttttacaaTAGAAAACATCATGGCAGAATCTATCTCAGCGGTTTGGATTTTGGCTGGGGTGGAACAAGTCGGGGGCGGGGGGGACCTGGtggtgtttggatttttttctttaatatttaaatatattttaataaaaaaaaaagaagttcaagtgaatataaaaataactgaaaataaaagcaaaaataaacaggtgaaaattaaagtaaataacaataagtgaaaataaatgtaagcaaagcttaaaagaaaaattaaaagtaaagcaaaagttactttatttttacttttattttaaggGTGTTGCATTTTGCTTGAACAAAGATCCAATGTACTTGGTCTAAATCATCTTTAATTGTGAAGCTTCTCCTCTTCCAATTAAACACAAAGCACAGAACAAACGTTCTCTACCCAAAGAAGAACAGGAATTTCTTTGCCCACAAAACAGCTTTACAGTCATGTTTACACATCCAGTGCTGTCTGAgaggctccagctctgctgttaAAGCTGGTCTAAAATATAAAACTGGTTTCTACAGAAGCTCAGTCAAGTAATCTATGTGCTCAAGTGATAATTAGTAATCAATTGGTTAATTAAACTCTACAGCTCTGCCTCCAGGAGTTAAGCTGGGAACTGCATCTCCAGTTCTTATTTTACCATTTAAATCCAAATTTTACTTGGAATTTGCTACAGGACATCAGGAAACTTAAACTGTACACAGATATGGACACTGTAACTTAGTTTTCCTTCAGTCAATAATTAAAACCAGCAGCTGAGCatcttccattctttattggAGCCCTAGGAAAGACAAGGATTTTGGGCCAACTACACTTTTCTGCTCCCACCTTCCAAAGACTTCTGTAACAAAAATGTTTGATACAACATTAGGTTAAAGCAGAACTACAGCACAATAGAAAAACTATTTAAACCTACATAACTCTGTCttttaaaccccaaaacccctcttTTAATCCCCAAACCTCCTCTATTAAACCCAACTAAAActcttttaaaagccaaacaaaCTCAAACTCCTGGCCCTGTGTAGAACATTACACAAtctaaaaaaatactttgaattTCAGGATAAATAAATGTGAAACTGATATAgtttaagaataaaaatttcTCCTTTCTGTGACACTGCTGGGGCCCAAGGTATAGTTAAGATCCAGCCCTCATAGGAGCTGTACCACAGCTTGGCCAGgtagaatttttattttgataaattGCAGAATTAGGTAGGTTTTGTCCATTGTGACAATAGAGTCTCCTAGTGAGGAAGAAACAAAGGAGGAAACAAGAGCTGCAGCACGTTCATCAGATGCCAGCAGcccagagggggaaaaaagaaccACCTAAACCCAGCAAGAAAGGACATTTTTTCCACCCTTTCATGGCAGTGGCAGCACTCAGCAGGTGATGGAAGctaagtttaataattaagcTGAAACAATAGATTTTAGTGGTGCTTAAAGTGCTAATTTCAACTCCTTTTAAAACCATGAATCTCCAGCAAATCTCTCAGCAATGACAATAAAAGGTTTTGCATAAAGACCTGAGTACTGAGGGTTTGTAAAGCACCTCAGCTTGTCCAGCAGCACTTTTCCATATGGTTTCAAGGAGTttctcttccctctggctgaggcAAGAGGATACCCAAATTACACCCAGCCATCCTCCAAAGGCTTCTATGGCCAGTTCCTCCAGCGTAAAAGCCTGTTCCTGACATTTACCAGCAGCAGAGGATTTGTGGAAATGGGAAAACTTACCATGACATTCTCCTAACCCTTGCTGTGAGAAAACTTCTGAATTCAATCTGGAAGTGCGAAGGTCCCTGTTCACTCCAAACACTTCAGCACGTGTGTTCTGGATACCTCAATCAATTCTCCAAATTTAACTGTGCAGCAGGGAATATTTGTCATCAAAACCACCAGTCTTAGTGTTTTTGTGTGCCAATAGGcaagaaaaaaggtaaaatgtgGGTAAGAATTACCTTAAATCCCGATTTGAGCATTATCATTTAAAGCTTAAGAATGGGTGAAACAGCAAAGAGACACAGCATCGCTTTCTGGCCAAGGTATTTTTCAGGGAATCACAGACCACAGGCCATGGACAAGGAAAATCATCCACATCTCTGCATCTCCCTGGGGACTAACAGCACAGACAGACCAGGAGCTACACAAGGAATTGAATGTTCTGTCGAAAAATAACAGGAACAGCATCTGTCAGGTCTGTGTATGATAAATAACAAGGTCCTCTGTAACTGATCTCCTGCAGGCACACATCCTAACCTGCCTCAGCGAGGCAGGGACTGCAATGAAACACGTGTCCACCTCCCACCTATTTCAGGGTCACCTATGTCCACGGCACATGACCAGCAACGCTTTTGGGTGGACAGTGGGGTCTTTACTGATCACTTGCATCTTGTCTAGTCATGGAAtgccagaatggtttgggttgaaagggattttaaagaccatctcattcTAACCCTTGCCAGGGGCTGACTCTCTACTTAATTATTAGATTTATTCCCTTCAGGCTTTACTGGGAGAGAAGATGTTACAGGAAATATCAGTCCCATACCCAGGCTAGCTGGGAACTGTTCaacaaacacagccacagcctcaACAACCTCATGTCTTCTTTCTACTTTATTGACATGAAGAACATTAGTCATGTATCAAATATGGGGCAGCTCTATCACCTAACATGGTAACAGCTAATTTTGGGTGCCCTGCCCAAAGAAACCTTCTTGGGCTTGGAGCACGATCCCACTGACCCTGTCAAACACACAGCATGATGATTACTATTTGCTCTTACTTACATCTATTCAAAGAAAGAAGGAATACCACCAAAACACCCCAACATTTTATGCAGCAAAACCCTCAGTAAGAGATTCAgtactgaaaagaaaacatttgggcaggaaaaaaaaacaggaaaaaagtaaCATCAGTTGATCAAAGGGGAAAGAGATTGTTCATCCCCTTCTTTTCAATCCAAGCTCAGTACACCAGGTTGTAACCACTGCACTGAGCTTCCCATTAGTGGGAGCCAGTCTATAATAACTTGACACAATGACCCCACTTGTAGTCCCAGGAGAATTATTAACAATGGGAGCACATCACCTCCATGGAGCACAATGCAAGCTCTCACTCCAGTACTGGAGATCCACATCAGCCTGACTTAAAGGCAACCAGGTCCTGGTGAAACCATTGCTCAGGAGGGCAGCCTGCTTCATCCTCTGTGTGTGGTTGCCAAACGTGGGAGCCCAAAATACTGCACTTACTTGGTTTTCTCTGCTCCTTGAGGCTTTTTTCTGGACACAAAGCATTGgtcttccagccctgctccaaaaggagaaaatataagaataaaattaaaaaaaatcccaaaaccaaaacaaaaagcaaaaataaaatacaaaaataaaaataaaatgcaaaataaaaaactaaataGGCAGTACTCACTCTTTCAGGGAGCTCCCATCAGGCTGGGAATTGCAACTGGTCTGAGGTAGGaggaatttttctttcctcccagcctgtgcagcACATCAGGGATGCGTTCAGACTAAACTGGCTCTTGCATTTCTTAGGGAAATACAGTAAAGGTGTCGGAAGACAATAAAATCAATGCTGCTGGTGCTCCCCTcttcacccagcccagccctcagCCAAGGGCATGGCACAAACATTTTAGATGCTGATTATGAACTTTTGGATGATGATTAGTGATGTTCTTTCACTAATCCTCCTAAtgctatatttttaatttggttttgttctccATCTCCCTGCAGAAAGGACCTGCCCACACTGTTCTGCTGCAAACAAAAGGAGACTCCAACAGCAAGGCAGACACCCCTAACTGGAAGGTTTTGTTTGGAAGTGACCAGCTCCAAGGAGGGAATAAAGGTTTTGGAGAAAAtttgaaatcactgcagggctctCAGAGACTTCCCAAGACCATCCATACACCCACCCCCAGACAGCTGAAACCCTCATTTTACTTCAAGGGAAAATGCTCTCATTTTGCTCTCAGGAACACAAACCCCTGGCTCACATGCCTAACTCAGCTTCTGATGATAAACAAGCAGGAGAGCAGCTACCCTCCATCCTTTCCTTCCAATGGCCACCCATCCTTTCCTGGGCAGATTTATCCACATTGAATCATACAGTCCCACCCCTCAGATATTTCATCCACTGCCCAAACCATTTTGAAGCCAACATTGCCTTAGCCTGCAGCATGGAGTTCAAGAGATCCATGGAGGAGATATGTTAAAGCACTTTATTGGTAATCACAGATAGTCTGTACATTCCGCTTTGTACAAAACCCTCTCCATTAACACCAGAGCGAATGACAGCCACCAGGAGCTTTGAACACTGGCTTGGCTCCCTTctgaagaagcagaaatgaaaatgttagAAAAAATAGTCAGATTTGCCACTCCAGTTGGACTCCAACAGCAAACTAGTCCTGCAGTCTgcagcctgagctgcagctcagagaATTAAGAACTTGTGGCTGCCAAAGGGATGCACAAAGAAAGACTTGGCATCTCCTGTCACGCTCTGCCTCAGGGTCCTGCCTCCTGCTTCTAATGCTCCACTGTCAAGTGCTGCTGTAGTTTATCAAGACTACCTCATCTCAAGAGCTCTAAACTGTCAGGGAAGAGATTTCCATGCCCAAGCCTCATTTGTCATCTGAGCTGCTCTCTGGCAGCAAAGCACCACTGGAGCTCTTCTTCCCTCTGTGGAGGCACAAGCCACAGTCCAACTCCACGTCGATGTCCCCAAATTTCAGCTGGCAGGACTCattgcagctgcaggagagacAGTGACAATGGTCAGGGACTTGTGGGTAGTGAGAGCCACTGGCTCACCCCACCCTGCTTGGGAAGGCTGCTCTGTGGTGGCACGGAGCCCACCCCTGCCAGCCAAGCCGCGCTTGGATACGCATGGACACCCCCACTCCTTATCCCATGACACACTGGTGCATGGATTTCCCAGCCCACTGTTGGGTCTGGGTATTGCTCTTGGCCACCCCAGCCCATGCACTGTGCCAGGACCCCGTCATACCAGCGGGATGCGGCAGCGTTGGCGGTCACAACGGCAAGAGCACCCACGTAGTGCCAGCAGAAGCACATGTTGAGGAACAAGAGGTTGCTGGAGTCGCTCTGATCCCAGCCTGGTCCTCCCCACGGAGGGGACAACACAAACCCAATCTGGTCACAGATGAAAGAGAGGTCAGGCTTTAGCATATCCCTCCTGTTTTCCTCCTGATTTTAGCCCACCTGCTGCAGCTGACTGTAGACTAGAGGCACTGTAACCCCAAATAACACCTAGGACACTGCCTTTGGCCTGCCCAACCACTGACACAAGGGTGTCAGGAGGAGATGGAGCCTCTGCAGATAATCCTTAGGGCTTGGAGTGCAAGCCCAGCATCTTGGAAAAGGGTGACATCCAAAAGGTGACATTGCCAGTCTGTGCATTTCCCCCTAGACAAAAAGCTGGGAGATTACATGAGAGATTTCCAGATGTTTCTAGTTACTTGGAAcaaacagaggaagaaaatggacctaataaaattaataaaaattcatgattgtattttccttcccttctggGCTCcaatttccattttccattcATTTCCAGCTCTGTCCATGCTGCAACATTACACATGCACTTCACGATGGCAGCTCTGGCACTGAGCCTCATTTCCTCTTCTTATTTACAAAGATATTTGAACCGCCTAGAAGTTTAACCCAAACAGATGTGCCTACAGGGGCAGCCCCACTCCCCTCGGCTTCCTGGGGGCAATGATCTGAGGAGAACGCTGGATACACACTGACCTGCCAAAGCCAAGAGccttggagaaggaaggagcTGGTCCTGAAGGTCTCCAGGATGATATGGTCTTGGAGGAACACCTCTAGGAgggcacagagggctccggcAAAGATAGCCACGGCCAGCAGGGAGTGGAGGTGCTGGTCCAGCACAGCATCACTGTAGTCACGGAAACAGAAGAGCAAACCTGCCAAGATCCACCCTGTGTTAGCAAAGGACACTCTgggatttttctctttaaaatcaTCTGAAAACTCACTCTTAGGCTCCAGGCCTTGCTACCATCTGCCTTGGAAGGAAGAACCAGAGAGCCaccagctgctgtcaccaccTTCCCTCTGCAATAaccaggcagccccagcactggctcagctctgctcctgagGAACCCCTGCACCTGTGGAGGTCTCTGAGCCCCTTTACCTGGGGGAATTCCTGTgtcccagccagggctgcaggaggaacaCAGGGATGGGCACCTTGAGCTCAAAAGATGGTGGGGAGCTTTGTATCAGGATCTGTCGCCCTGCATCCAACCAAGCTGGGGGGATGATGCCTTTTTGTACTTTCAGAGTGAGAGAGCTGCTGGCCACCAGCAGAAGCACAGATCCCTCAAGCCTCCCCTGTGGCATCCAGCTATGGTTGGATCCATATTTaggaggagcagagaggggggTGACTGTCACAAAGCCAGTGTCATTGTGCATCCACACACCCTCCAGATCTGTCTTTGTGGCCCCCAGACTgcccaggagctgtcacacccaTGAGCACTGCAGCAATTCCTTATTCTGTGTCCTCCCCTAGCACCAGGTGCAATTCACCTTCCACAAGCAGAGCCAGGGACAGTGAGAGCCGGTCCAAGCCAGGGGGCAGCTTGAGTGGGGAGTGCGAGACCACGTCTGTGATGCcggagaggaggaagaagaggtaGATGGTGGAGTAGTGCCAGTGGGTGAGGTCAGTCCAGCTGTGTGTCTTGGGGCTGTACAGCTGCAGGTGGGGACCAGTGGGGACAAATTGCTCCACCAGTATCCCTGgacaaagagagaaa
The Anomalospiza imberbis isolate Cuckoo-Finch-1a 21T00152 chromosome 24, ASM3175350v1, whole genome shotgun sequence DNA segment above includes these coding regions:
- the LOC137462038 gene encoding transmembrane protein 45B-like isoform X2; the encoded protein is MSPVPTTFLGSALRGTFFFAFGLWWSVRYPLKYLRRKGDAEGQPGRGRTEIFEGVVKAFFALVGILVEQFVPTGPHLQLYSPKTHSWTDLTHWHYSTIYLFFLLSGITDVVSHSPLKLPPGLDRLSLSLALLVEGLLFCFRDYSDAVLDQHLHSLLAVAIFAGALCALLEVFLQDHIILETFRTSSFLLQGSWLWQIGFVLSPPWGGPGWDQSDSSNLLFLNMCFCWHYVGALAVVTANAAASRCCNESCQLKFGDIDVELDCGLCLHRGKKSSSGALLPESSSDDK
- the LOC137462038 gene encoding transmembrane protein 45B-like isoform X1, yielding MVQRMSPVPTTFLGSALRGTFFFAFGLWWSVRYPLKYLRRKGDAEGQPGRGRTEIFEGVVKAFFALVGILVEQFVPTGPHLQLYSPKTHSWTDLTHWHYSTIYLFFLLSGITDVVSHSPLKLPPGLDRLSLSLALLVEGLLFCFRDYSDAVLDQHLHSLLAVAIFAGALCALLEVFLQDHIILETFRTSSFLLQGSWLWQIGFVLSPPWGGPGWDQSDSSNLLFLNMCFCWHYVGALAVVTANAAASRCCNESCQLKFGDIDVELDCGLCLHRGKKSSSGALLPESSSDDK